The following coding sequences are from one Musa acuminata AAA Group cultivar baxijiao chromosome BXJ1-6, Cavendish_Baxijiao_AAA, whole genome shotgun sequence window:
- the LOC135677785 gene encoding uncharacterized protein LOC135677785, which produces MAKAMKIVRRSLHAFSRSYQAFAAVAALLVFPASAATLLAQSLPSLSSPILRSISSRLAFLFEAAGFPPSQFFSLLNSKLSQSIFTFVSTLPFALTFSLLAKASVLRTTYGIRRRGAASLLRLYPSLALTHLFNSLLVLSANAAVLSILFLAFNVLDALHLSSSGSVLVLSASGVILYSFVLANAVATCNLSVVISAVDGRGGYHSILKTLVLLRGRTATAISLTLPASLGMAAIEALFQYRVVRPYRLTARFHPSAIWEAFSIGYVHSLLVVLDTIMACVFLRSCRSTVWSRWSNYDHDVDVASEEKIALRV; this is translated from the coding sequence ATGGCCAAGGCCATGAAGATTGTAAGGAGATCCCTCCATGCCTTCTCCAGAAGCTACCAGGCCTTTGCTGCGGTGGCCGCGCTCCTTGTCTTCCCTGCCAGCGCCGCCACCCTCCTCGCGCAGTCGCTGCCCAGCCTCTCTTCCCCCATCCTCCGATCCATCTCTTCCCGCCTCGCCTTCCTTTTCGAAGCTGCAGGCTTCCCTCCATCCCAGTTCTTCTCCCTCCTCAACTCCAAGCTCTCGCAGTCCATCTTCACCTTCGTCTCCACCCTCCCCTTCGCCCTCACGTTCTCGCTTCTGGCCAAAGCATCCGTTCTCCGGACCACCTACGGCATTCGTCGTCGCGGTGCAGCTTCCCTTCTCCGTCTCTACCCGTCCCTCGCGCTGACTCACCTCTTCAACTCCTTGCTCGTTCTCTCTGCCAACGCTGCTGTGTTGTCCATCCTCTTCCTCGCCTTCAACGTGTTGGACGCCCTTCACCTGTCGTCGAGCGGCTCCGTCCTCGTCCTCTCCGCCTCCGGCGTCATCCTCTACTCCTTCGTCCTCGCTAATGCCGTGGCCACATGCAACCTGTCGGTCGTCATCTCTGCCGTCGACGGCCGTGGTGGGTATCACTCGATCCTCAAAACCCTTGTGCTTCTCAGAGGCAGAACGGCCACAGCCATAAGCCTGACATTGCCTGCAAGTCTGGGAATGGCAGCCATTGAAGCACTGTTTCAGTACAGGGTGGTGAGGCCATATCGTCTCACTGCCAGATTCCATCCTTCAGCCATATGGGAGGCTTTCTCTATTGGTTACGTGCACTCCCTCCTCGTCGTCCTCGATACAATCATGGCCTGCGTCTTCCTCAGAAGCTGCAGGTCTACTGTTTGGTCACGTTGGAGCAATTATGACCATGATGTAGATGTGGCGTCAGAGGAAAAGATTGCTTTGCGAGTTTGA
- the LOC103988978 gene encoding probable LRR receptor-like serine/threonine-protein kinase At1g74360, with protein MSEDEVSFSGCLLLVLSLILITGRAIAGATDREVLLALKDYLEANNPIYRGAYARWNASDSSPCNWPGITCTGAGRVNGVYLAESNISSEIFSNFSLLTELTHLDLSANAIGGFVPADLNRCSRLEYLNLSSNIIGGELNLTGLTNLVTLDLTRNRFNGSIRANFPAMCANLVSLNISTNSFGGDITGCFDQCPKLKYLDLSSNHFVGGIWPGFPSLRQLLISENSFTGEFLPSTFASGCDLESLDLSRNSFSGTFPSSIANCSKLTSLNLWGNAFTGAVPSGIGSLSELSALNLGNNSFDRNIPEELLNCSKLVFLDFSNNTFGGDIQEIFGRFVTLNYLILHGNQYTGGILSSGILKLRSLMRLDLSRNRFSGNLPVEITTMPKLKMLILAYDGFSGCIPPEFGRMAGLQLLDLSYNKLTGSIPPAIGNLTSLLWLMLASNDLTGEIPPEIGNCSSLLWLNLANNQLSGGIPPEISAIGRNPAPTFEANRREIRGVAPGSGDCLTMKRWIPASYPPFNFIYTQMTRQSCRTTWDRLLKGYGIFPICSNSSSQVRSLAISGYLQLSGNRLSGAIPPEIGRMRNLSLIHLDANHLSGRLPPEIGGLPLVILNVSDNRLSGEIPMEIGGLRCLSSLDLSRNNFSGELPPSLSGLSELNKFNVSYNPLVFGTVPVTGQIATFDRDSFLGDPLIGFPSLSGRGAPPPSGDGGASGGHGRWTTVAFWVLIALTSIFVACGALSFAVFRLRGTHSAVDPDPEELLSDGVKRRSDAAMSVYSSSSDGVGVRVFRLDNGEAELAFTYGDILAATGNFDERSVVGRGGCGVVYGGVLQDGRCVAVKKMQRRRGKGEMREGEDAGEREFQAEMEVMAGARGRGHPNLVRLYGWCLAGEAAVLVYEYMEGGSLEEVIEDWGRFGWQRRLGAATGVARALAFLHHECVPAVVHRDVKASNVMLDAWGRARVTDFGLARSVGAGESHVSTVVAGTVGYVAPEYGQTWRATTRGDVYSYGVLAMEMATGRRAIDGGEECLVELVRRAAEAEGGLRGGEEEGAAEMLALLTVGLRCTADAPHARPGMMEVLAELLSIADRNGGASETNTPCWSQQSRSTSPSSVQSYWEGYF; from the exons ATGTCCGAAGACGAAGTGAGCTTCTCTGGCTGTCTCCTCCTCGTGCTCTCCTTAATTCTCATCACAG GTCGAGCAATCGCCGGTGCGACCGACAGGGAGGTGCTGCTCGCTCTGAAAGACTACCTCGAAGCCAACAACCCCATCTACCGAGGCGCATATGCTCGGTGGAATGCGTCCGACTCTTCCCCTTGTAATTGGCCCGGCATCACCTGCACCGGCGCCGGCCGCGTCAATGGCGTTTATCTTGCAGAGTCCAACATATCTAGTGAAATCTTCTCCAACTTCTCGCTGCTCACGGAGCTCACCCACCTTGACCTCTCTGCCAACGCCATCGGCGGCTTCGTTCCCGCCGACCTCAACAGGTGCAGCAGACTCGAGTACCTAAACCTCTCCAGCAACATCATCGGTGGGGAGCTCAACTTGACCGGCCTCACCAATCTGGTGACGCTCGACCTCACGCGCAACCGCTTCAATGGCAGCATCCGTGCCAACTTCCCCGCTATGTGCGCCAATCTGGTTAGCTTGAACATTTCGACAAATAGCTTCGGGGGCGACATCACCGGGTGCTTCGACCAGTGCCCCAAACTCAAGTACCTCGACCTGAGCTCCAACCACTTCGTCGGAGGCATATGGCCAGGCTTCCCGAGCCTCCGGCAACTCTTGATCTCCGAGAACAGCTTCACCGGAGAGTTTCTGCCGAGCACATTTGCCTCCGGCTGCGACCTCGAAAGCTTGGACCTTTCCAGGAACAGCTTCTCCGGCACGTTCCCCAGCTCGATCGCCAATTGCTCGAAGCTAACATCTCTCAACCTGTGGGGCAACGCGTTCACCGGAGCGGTTCCCTCCGGTATTGGTTCGCTTTCGGAACTCAGCGCGCTCAACCTGGGGAATAACTCGTTCGACCGGAATATACCTGAGGAGCTGCTGAACTGCTCCAAGTTGGTGTTTCTTGACTTCAGCAACAATACCTTCGGCGGCGACATCCAAGAAATCTTCGGCCGGTTCGTGACGCTCAACTATCTAATCCTTCATGGGAATCAGTACACCGGAGGCATTCTATCATCGGGAATTCTCAAGCTTCGAAGTCTCATGAGATTGGACTTGAGCAGGAACAGGTTTTCCGGCAATCTCCCGGTCGAGATCACGACGATGCCGAAGCTAAAGATGTTGATTCTTGCCTATGATGGGTTCTCCGGCTGCATTCCGCCGGAGTTCGGCAGAATGGCCgggcttcagttgctggatcttTCGTACAACAAGCTCACTGGCTCGATCCCTCCAGCGATCGGAAACTTGACATCGCTCCTGTGGCTGATGCTCGCCAGCAATGATCTTACCGGCGAGATCCCGCCGGAGATCGGCAACTGCAGCAGCTTGCTGTGGTTGAACCTTGCCAATAACCAGCTTTCCGGCGGGATCCCGCCGGAGATATCGGCGATCGGGAGGAATCCGGCCCCGACGTTCGAGGCCAATCGCCGTGAGATCCGCGGTGTCGCCCCCGGATCCGGCGATTGCCTCACCATGAAGCGATGGATACCCGCGAGCTACCCGCCGTTCAACTTCATCTACACGCAGATGACGAGGCAGAGCTGCCGAACTACTTGGGACCGCCTCCTGAAGGGCTACGGGATCTTCCCGATCTGCTCCAACTCCTCGTCGCAAGTCCGATCCCTAGCGATCTCCGGCTACCTCCAGCTCTCCGGCAACCGGCTCTCGGGCGCGATACCACCGGAGATCGGCCGGATGAGGAACCTCAGCCTGATCCATCTCGACGCCAACCACCTTTCCGGTCGCCTCCCGCCGGAGATCGGCGGGCTCCCGCTTGTCATCCTCAACGTCTCCGACAACCGTCTGTCCGGCGAGATCCCGATGGAGATCGGCGGCCTGCGATGCCTCTCGAGCCTCGACCTCTCCAGGAACaacttttccggcgagcttccaccgAGCCTGAGTGGCCTCTCCGAGCTCAACAAATTCAACGTGTCCTACAACCCCCTCGTCTTCGGCACGGTGCCGGTCACCGGTCAGATCGCCACCTTCGACCGCGACAGCTTCTTGGGAGACCCCCTCATCGGCTTCCCCTCCTTGTCGGGCCGCGGTGCTCCGCCGCCATCCGGGGACGGCGGTGCATCCGGCGGGCACGGGCGGTGGACGACGGTGGCGTTCTGGGTGCTCATCGCGCTCACCTCGATCTTCGTCGCGTGCGGTGCTCTCTCCTTTGCGGTCTTCCGTCTCCGGGGGACCCACTCCGCGGTGGACCCCGACCCGGAGGAGCTGCTATCGGACGGCGTTAAGCGTCGGAGCGACGCGGCGATGTCGGTCTACTCCTCGTCGTCGGATGGAGTGGGGGTGAGGGTGTTCCGGCTGGACAACGGGGAGGCAGAGTTGGCGTTCACGTACGGCGACATCTTGGCAGCGACGGGAAACTTCGACGAGAGGAGTGTGGTGGGGCGGGGCGGGTGCGGGGTAGTGTACGGGGGGGTGCTGCAGGACGGCCGGTGCGTGGCGGTGAAGAAGATGCAGCGGCGGAGGGGGAAGGGCGAGATGAGGGAGGGGGAGGACGCGGGGGAGCGGGAGTTCCAGGCGGAGATGGAGGTGATGGCAGGCGCGCGGGGCCGGGGCCACCCCAACCTGGTGAGGCTGTATGGTTGGTGCCTGGCGGGGGAGGCGGCGGTGCTGGTCTACGAGTACATGGAGGGGGGCAGCCTGGAGGAGGTGATCGAGGACTGGGGGCGGTTCGGGTGGCAGCGGCGGCTCGGGGCAGCGACGGGGGTGGCGCGGGCGCTGGCGTTCCTCCACCACGAGTGCGTCCCCGCGGTGGTGCACCGGGACGTGAAGGCCAGCAACGTGATGCTGGACGCGTGGGGACGGGCGCGGGTGACGGACTTCGGCCTGGCCCGCTCCGTGGGGGCCGGGGAGAGCCACGTCAGCACAGTTGTGGCCGGTACGGTAGGGTACGTGGCGCCGGAGTACGGGCAGACGTGGAGGGCGACGACGCGAGGCGACGTGTACAGCTACGGGGTGCTGGCCATGGAGATGGCCACGGGGCGCCGGGCGATAGACGGCGGGGAGGAGTGCCTGGTGGAGCTGGTGAGGCGGGCGGCGGAGGCCGAGGGGGGGCTGCGGGGGGGGGAGGAAGAGGGCGCGGCGGAGATGCTGGCCCTGCTGACGGTGGGGCTGAGGTGCACGGCGGATGCGCCGCACGCGAGGCCGGGCATGATGGAGGTGCTGGCCGAGCTGCTGAGCATAGCTGACAGGAACGGCGGCGCAAGCGAGACCAACACTCCTTGTTGGTCTCAGCAGAGCCGCAGCACATCTCCTTCCTCCGTGCAGAGCTACTGGGAAGGATATTTTTGA
- the LOC135676743 gene encoding uncharacterized protein LOC135676743 — MFFKHNEQNLVDDKASQLANEQLQELDCDGHLASADGISSSRAISEESPSSDRLLDILDSQADMKDVAHLASKTSFPSIHGNSCLLPVMSIITDRVLSEQSKRPFSDDEVYLLACKRLKQVDKNVYLDSYAEVQFRESLTPSSGLVVPNDHLKNSDASRHVDHFNKGTGRNQFISNPDDEEAVLGSPVGLDSLSSYYENYHHTIGLCQADEFLSPAFDYFPRKPVAIGANHQADVPEWSSHSCKKIGDCGHCASPLVYSTVCHLVNEDDSEKWIHSCIIPMPESSLLASEIRDVLHKTDCSCLDEGSVRCISQHVKEAREKLKKFLGQDMFERLGLCDMGEDVACKWTIEEEHLFQEVVLSNPESLGKNFWDVLPYFFPARSSKELVSYYFNVFMLRKRAEQNRLDPSNVDSDDDEWQGSDDDEFAAEEENEEDSIVESVADADAATCNRADHEDIKMNEDHEGGDELDEHAIVGENEGASCVVSEGYNIDKPNFVPPKEPMDKNLQNSVVEQDVQDESCTSYEDQHGADSCGLTETVDVQHCLIDGL, encoded by the exons ATGTTTTTTAAGCATAATGAACAGAATTTGGTTGATGATAAGGCCAGCCAACTTGCTAATGAGCAACTCCAAGAATTGGATTGTGATGGCCACCTTGCGTCAGCTGATGGGATTTCTTCATCAAGGGCTATCTCCGAGGAATCTCCATCTTCTG ATCGACTGCTGGATATCTTGGACAGCCAAGCGGATATGAAAGATGTGGCTCATCTTGCGTCCAAGACAAGTTTCCCTAGCATTCATGGTAATAGTTGCTTGTTACCAGTGATGAGCATCATCACTGATAGGGTTTTGTCAGAGCAAAGCAAACGCCCTTTCTCTGATGATGAAGTATACCTACTTGCATGCAAGCGCCTAAAGCAAGTGGACAAGAATGTTTATTTGGATTCATATGCAGAAGTCCAGTTTAGAGAATCTCTGACACCATCTTCAG GCTTAGTTGTTCCCAATGACCATCTGAAGAACAGTGATGCATCTCGTCATGTAGATCATTTTAATAAGGGAACTGGTAGAAACCAGTTTATATCCAATCCTGATGATGAAGAGGCAGTTTTGGGATCACCAGTTGGCTTAGATTCCCTTTCTAGTTATTATGAAAATTACCACCACACAATTGGGCTATGTCAAGCAGACGAGTTCTTGTCACCTGCTTTTGATTACTTTCCTCGAAAACCTGTTGCTATTGGAGCAAATCATcaagctgatgttccagagtggaGTTCACATAGTTGTAAGAAAATTGGTGACTGTGGTCATTGTGCTTCTCCATTGGTCTATTCAACTGTTTGTCATTTAGTAAACGAAGATGACAGTGAAAAATGGATTCATTCTTGTATCATTCCAATGCCAGAGTCCTCTTTGTTGGCATCAGAAATTAGAGATGTGCTTCATAAAACTGACTGTAGCTGTCTGGATGAGGGTTCAGTCAGATGCATAAGCCAGCATGTAAAGGAAGCAAGAGAAAAGCTTAAGAAATTTTTGGGACAGGACATGTTTGAACGATTGGGTTTATGTGACATGGGAGAGGATGTAGCTTGTAAATGGACCATAGAGGAGGAGCATTTGTTTCAAGAAGTTGTCCTATCAAATCCTGAATCACTCGGTAAGAACTTCTGGGATGTGTTGCCTTATTTCTTTCCTGCTCGGAGTAGCAAAGAGCTAGTCAGTTACTATTTCAATGTATTCATGCTTCGGAAGAGGGCCGAACAGAACAGGTTAGATCCATCGAATGTTGATAGTGATGATGATGAATGGCAAGgaagtgatgatgatgagtttgcaGCTGAAGAGGAAAACGAAGAGGATTCTATTGTAGAGTCTGTTGCAGATGCAGATGCTGCTACCTGTAACCGAGCTGATCACGAGGATATCAAGATGAATGAAGATCATGAGGGTGGAGATGAGCTTGATGAACATGCCATTGTTGGGGAGAATGAAGGAGCTTCTTGTGTTGTTTCTGAAGGCTACAATATTGATAAGCCAAACTTTGTGCCTCCAAAAGAACCTATGGACAAGAATTTGCAGAATTCTGTGGTGGAGCAAGATGTTCAAGATGAATCATGTACGTCCTATGAGGATCAGCACGGTGCAGATTCCTGTGGTCTCACGGAGACTGTGGATGTGCAGCATTGTCTGATTGATGGACTATGA
- the LOC135676744 gene encoding probable mitochondrial saccharopine dehydrogenase-like oxidoreductase At5g39410, whose protein sequence is MAVREFDLIIFGASGFTGKYVVREALKFLSAPGPLRSLALAGRSPSKLAAALQWAAAPSPPPPLPLIPADVSDPDSLLALCRRTRLVLDCVGPFRLYGEPVVAACVEAGTDYLDISGEPEFMERMEAKYHEQAEKAGSLVVSACGFDSVPAEMGLMFHSRQWVPPAVPNRVEAYLSLESERRIVGNLGTYESAVLGVANVRQLQDLRKSRPKRARPMIPGPAPPKGPLVEHNKALGLWALKLPSADAVVVRRTLAMLAENPHGLPGANESDEHAEKRKAYWSTVKPAHFGVKIGTKSILGIFRFMVTGLFIGLFGAFAVGRSLLLKFPEIFSLGWFRKTGPTEEEVRSALFNMWFVGHGYNDISLASQSGKKPDTEVITRVSGPEIGYLTTPITLLQCALIVLSERENLPKGGVLTPGIVFGPTDLQRRLQDNGISFDVISTRASLH, encoded by the exons ATGGCGGTTCGCGAGTTCGACCTCATCATCTTCGGCGCTTCCGGATTCACCGGCAAGTACGTCGTCCGCGAGGCCCTCAAGTTCCTCTCCGCCCCCGGCCCACTCAGGTCCCTCGCCCTCGCCGGCCGCTCCCCCTCGAAGCTCGCCGCCGCCCTCCAATGGGCCGccgccccctccccccctccGCCCCTTCCCCTCATCCCCGCCGATGTCTCCGACCCGGACTCCCTCCTCGCCCTCTGCCGCCGCACCAGGCTTGTTCTTGACTGCGTCGGTCCCTTCCGCCTTTACGGAGAACCCGTCGTCGCCGCCTGTGTTGAGGCTGGCACCGACTACCTCGATATCTCCGGCGAGCCCGAGTTCATGGAGAGGATGGAGGCCAAGTACCACGAGCAGGCGGAAAAGGCGGGGTCTTTGGTGGTCTCGGCGTGCGGATTCGACTCGGTGCCGGCTGAGATGGGGCTCATGTTCCATTCTCGGCAGTGGGTGCCGCCTGCGGTGCCGAACCGGGTAGAGGCGTACTTGAGCTTGGAGTCGGAGAGGAGGATCGTGGGAAATTTGGGCACGTACGAGTCTGCGGTTCTCGGCGTGGCCAATGTTCGCCAGTTGCAGGACTTAAGGAAGTCAAGGCCAAAGCGAGCTCGGCCCATG ATTCCAGGCCCTGCACCTCCCAAAGGGCCATTGGTAGAGCATAATAAGGCACTTGGACTTTGGGCATTAAAACTACCTTCTGCAGATGCTGTTGTTGTCCGGAGAACACTTGCAATGCTGGCAGAGAATCCTCATGGTCTTCCAGGTGCCAATGAAAGTGATGAGCATGCAGAGAAGAGAAAGGCTTACTGGTCTACAGTGAAGCCTGCTCATTTTGGTGTAAAGATTGGCACAAAATCTATACTAGGAATTTTCCGGTTCATGGTAACTGGATTATTCATCGGACTCTTTGGAGCATTTGCAGTTGGGAGGTCACTTCTCTTAAAATTTCCAGAAATATTTTCTCTTGGCTGGTTTAGAAAGACTGGACCAACAGAAGAAGAGGTCAGAAGTGCTTTGTTCAACATGTGGTTTGTCGGGCATGGCTATAATGACATTAGCCTGGCTTCACAGAGTGGTAAGAAACCCGACACTGAGGTAATCACCAGAGTGTCTGGCCCTGAGATCGGATACCTGACCACTCCAATTACCCTCCTCCAGTGCGCTCTTATTGTATTGAGCGAACGTGAGAACTTACCGAAGGGTGGTGTTCTTACTCCAGGAATTGTCTTTGGCCCCACTGATCTGCAGAGACGCCTCCAAGACAATGGGatatcttttgatgtcatctcGACGAGAGCTTCTCTGCATTAG